Genomic DNA from Gimesia aquarii:
TTCAGTAGCACCTTTCATGGCAACCATCCGTGCAATCTGTTCGCTCACTGCTGCGTCCAGGAAGCATTTGAATAAGCGTGCTTTAAAGGCTGTTGGAACAATTTCTTCCAGTATTTCCTGTGCAGAGGGAAGAAATTCATAATCGTATTTTTGAGATCCTGAAGATTCTGCTTCAGATGATTTTAATGCACCAATTGGGAGCAGTGAATGTACAACGGGTTCTTGTTTGGATGCAGAAACAAACTCGGTATAAGCGACATCCAGTCGATCGATCTTGCCTTCAATATATTCAGTAATATAGCGACTGGCCAGCTCATCTACTTCTTCAAAAGTAGGGCGGTCTTCAAAGTGTGTGTAAGTTTGAGACGCAGAAGTACCTTGAAATTTCAAAAAGCTGATACCACGTTTTCCGGAGACTTCCAATCGTACGTTTTGTCCGCTTGTTTCTAATTCTTGATAGCGTTTCAAGGCACCTTTTAGCACACCCGAGTTGTAGCCACCACAAAGTCCACGATTCGAAGTGAGAACCAATAGGACAGAATTTTTCTCAGTTTCATGCTTTTCAAGTAATGGATGATGAAACTCAAGATTTGCTTGAGAAAGATCAGAGACAAGCTCAGAAATCTTTTGAGTATAAGCGGCAGCCTCCGAAGCGCGGTCCATAGCCTTCTTGAATCGCGCAGTGGCGATCAATTCCATAGTCCGTGTGATTTTACGGATATTTTTAACCGCTTTTAAACGTTTTACGATGGCACGTGCTTTGGCCATTAGATTTTGAACCTGTTTTTGATGATCTATATCAAGTGATTAAATCACTGAGTCGGTTTACGGATTTTTTCGTTGAAATTGTTCGATGAAGGTGGTCAATACTGATTTCAGCTGTTCGATCGTGTCGTCTTCCAGTTTACCAGTCTCTGTAATCTTATCTGTGATTTCAGGGTATTGATCATGAATGAACTGGAGCATTTCAGATTCTGCTTGTTGTACCTGAGGAATCGGAACGGTATCAAAGTACCCTTTCGTACCGGCATACAAACTCACAACCTGATCGGCCATCGGCATCGGCTTAAACTGTGGCTGCTTCAATAATTCAACCATTCGATAACCACGATCAAGCTGAGCCTGAGTCGCTTTATCGAGTTCGGTACCCATTTGTGCAAATGCTTCCAGTTCACGGAAAGCGGCAAGGTCTAGTCGCAAACTTCCCGATACGCTTTTGGTCGCTTTGGTTTGAGCATTACCACCCACACGTGAAACACTGATCCCTACGTTAATCGCAGGACGAATTCCGGCAAAGAATAAGTCCGGTTCCAGATAAATCTGACCGTCGGTAATCGAAATCACATTTGTCGGAATATATGCCGACACTTCACCTTCAAGCGTTTCAATGATCGGTAGAGCAGTCATGGAACCGCCGCCAAGTTCATCACTCAAACGAGCAGAACGTTCCAAAAGACGACTATGACAGTAAAAAACGTCCCCAGGGTAAGCTTCACGTCCGGGAGGACGTCTCATCAATAATGACAACTGGCGATATGCTTGAGCCTGTTTGGAAAGGTCATCATAAACAACCAGAGTATGTTTGCCCTGGTACATGTAATGTTCGGCAATCGCGGCACCAGCATAAGGTGCAATATATTGTAACGGAGCAGGGTCACTGGCAGAAGCACTGACGACAACGGTGTAGTCCATTGCACCATGTTCTTGAAGTTGATTGACAACACCTGCAATGGTCGCAGATCTTTGCCCACAACCCACATAAACACAGATGACGTCTTTGCCTTTCTGATTGAGGATTGTGTCGATGGCAATCGCCGTTTTTCCTGTTTTACGGTCCCCAATAATCAACTCACGTTGACCTCGACCAACAGGGGTCATGGCATCGATCGCTTTGATCCCAGTTGCCAGCGGTTGTGTCACTGGCTGTCGGGCTGCAACACCGGGGGCAGCAACTTCCAAAGGTCTGGATTCAGTTGCGACTATGGGGCCCTCTCCATCAAGTGGATTACCAAGAGGATCAACGACTCGTCCCAGTAAGCTGTCACCGACAGGGATCGAAAGTAGATTGCCCGTACTCCGAACTTCATCACCTTCAGCGATGGATAAATAGTCGCCGAAGATAATAATTCCGACAGAGTTCTCTTCGAGGTTGAAGACCTGTCCTCTAACCCCATTGGAAAACTCAACCATTTCACCAGACATGGCAGAGGAAAGACCGTAAACGCGTGCGATACCATCGCCCACTTCAAGGACTCGTCCTACCTCACTCGTCTCGATTTCGCCGCGAAAGTCTTCAATTTCCTTCTGGATGACTGAAGCGATCTCGTCCGCTTTGAATTTCATGTATGCTCCTATTGCTCAATCGTCCGCGTAATTGTTTTAACCGCGTACGCAGTGAACCGTCATAGACTGTGTCATCAACTTGAATTACAAGACCACCAATTACAGATTGGTCTATTGATGTTTCTATTACTGGGGAAAAACCGAGTGCTTCGTTCAAACATTTCTCAATGTTTGTCAGATTTTGTTCTGATAACTCAAATGCAGACCGAACAGAGACTGCCTTTTTTCCGGCTTCTGTATCGCGCAATGTCTTGATTTGAGTAAAGATCAGAGGTAGCAGCTCCAGTCTTTCATGACGAGCCAGAACTCTCAGGAAGTTTGTGAGAAGTTCTGAAGCATGGGGAGCGAAGACACGATCCACCAGGCTTAATCGTTCGTCTTTGTTGAGTGCATTTGACATCAACATTCTTCCAAACACTGGTTGCTGAGTCATGGCGAGGTCGATAATTTCAGTAAACTCTTCGATTACGGAATCTCTCTCCGATTCTTTAATCGAACCAAGAAATGCTTTGGAATAAACCTTCGCGACCGATGTGGCGCTCGGGTCTTCCATTACACTTGGTACATGAGTTTTTACTTCTTTCTGATCGTTCACGCGAACCATAACTCACAGCTAAAGGAATATTGATTCAATCTACACCCACTTCATTTGAATAAAATGGGTCTCTTAATTGTTAGTTAGAACTTCCTGAAATCTGAGACAAAGCCTCTTCAATCAGTCGCTCACGGTCGGATTCATTTAATGCTCGTCCTAAGACTTGTTCGGTTGCATCAATGACTCGACCATTTAATTGATCAAACAGATCTTTCAAGGCCAGTTCGCGAGCTCGCTCAATCTCATCAAGTGTATGAGTCTTGATTTTCTCTGCTTCCTGTCGTGCCTGTTCAAGGATGTCCTGTTTGATACGATCTGCATCAGAACGAGCTTCAACCATCATTGCTTGAATCTCATCCTGAGCAGCTGCTATTTTTTGTGCATGTTCTTTAACTAATTCTTCTGATTCTCTTTGCTTTGATTCTGCTTGATCAATTGCGTTGACAACTCTTAATTCTCGGTCATCTAAAGCTTGAATGAGCGGTCCCCAGGCAAACTTTTTGAGCACAAAAATAAAGATGACGAAAACAATAAATGACCAAATGGCCAAGTCCGTTTTCCAGCCCAGCGGAGCCCCTGTCGCATGTCCTGCATCTTCAGCCGCATATAATGAGGCTGAAGAATCAATGAGTCCACTGCCCAATATGATGCTGCCCATTATGATCAGCATAATGAAACAACGGCTTGTACAAAGACTTTTCAACATGATTAAAGACTCTCGCATTGTCATCAGAAGAATTGGTTATGAAATCGTTCTCAAATGCTTGAGCACGGGTTTCTTCAGTAAAACATGGACACAAAAATTGGAATTCATCAGATCATGCAGATGATGAGGGCGAAGAATGCTGCACCTTCGATCAACGCTGCAGAAATAATCATTGCTGTCTGGATTTTACCAACAGCCTCTGGTTGTCGAGCAATTGCTTCTACAGCGGAACCACCAATTCTACCGATGCCGAAACCAGCACCGATAATGGTAATTCCCGCACCAAGGGCTCCTAGTGAAATTCCACCACCTTCTCCTGCTTGTGCCATTGCAGGAACAGCTGTGGCCAATACAACAACACATGTCATGTACATAATCCGTAAAGCCTGGATCATTGTTTTTATCCCCTGACCTTTCTCAACGAGGAACACTCAAACGAAATATACTAAGCAAGTCTGTAATAAAGCTCTCTGTTCCTCTAGTGAGGATGTACAGCGGCTCCAATAAACAGAGTTGCAAGAAACGCAAAAACATATGCCTGTAGGAACGCAACGAAGAGTTCCAGCAAGCCAACTAATATTTGGGCAATGATGCTTGAAGGCATCACGATCGCCCATAATCCTGAATCCGCGGTCATCGCGATGAATCCCAGAAAAACTGCAATCACAGTATGACCAGCCATAATGTTGGCAAATAAACGAATTGCCAATACTGCATGTTTAATCAAAAAGCCGGCTAACTCAATGACCCAGATCATGGGTAATAAAGTGAGTTTCATGAAAAATGGAAGCTCCATGGAGGGCGCTAAAGATAACCAGAATTGAATAAAACCCTGTTCTCGCGTCCCATACATGATAACCGTACAGAACGTCGTAAACGCCAGTGCGATTGTCACATTTAATTCTCCTGTTGCAGATCCCATCCACGGGAAAACTCCCAGAAGATTACAAATCAATACATAAAAGAAACAGGAGAGCACAAAAGGCAAGTATTTATCAGCAGAGTGTCCGACTTTGGGTTCTTCGTGGTGCCCATGATCATCATCATGGTGGTGATCAGAGCCAATTGTGGGTCGAACCACTTCGTCGCGCATATAGATGACGAGCGATTCCCAGAAGTTCCACCAGCGACCTCTTACGACTTGACCACCGGCAGCATGTTTAGCTAATCCACGAAACACAAAGAACAGAAAAGTAACAGCTATTAACTGTAGCAGCATGAACTTTGTAATTTGGAACCCGAATAGGCTCGGCAACTCGAGGTGAATTCCCCAAGGGAGCTCGAAGTGCGGAAAATCGCGAACATGATGAAAATGATCAGTGTGACCGGCGGCCATTTTTTTAGCTCAATTCCAAAAAAATCTAACTCGATACATTGTTTAGGCTAATTAACTTCGGCAGATTACCGAATGATCAACAAGGTTTCAACCAATAGAGACGCAAAGTAACAAATCAATAACCAAATCAAAAATTCGGGTAAACCAAAATCAGATCTGAGGTTCAATATCAACACAGTTCCGATACCAACGATCATTAATCGAACTAAAGTCGAGATCGCCATTACTGCAACGGGAGCCGCTTCGCGGAAGAATAATCCCGAAATGAGCAATACGATAATCCCGGGTATCAGGCAGAGAATCGTAGCGTAAGCGAGTCCTTCAACTGCTTTTGTTCCGATGCTCAAATAGGCAGGTAAGCAGAGAAGAACAAACAGGCCAATTAAAACGCCCGCAAGAATGCCACACTGTTTTATCGGGTTTTTACTTTGCGAAGGAGCTGAAGAGAGCATGATGTTAAAGTTGATTCTTGCTGTCTATCTAGTCGATAAAAATTCGTTTTTAATGAGATTCTATAATTGCGAATTATTTATATTATTGATCAGTTAATCTACTTCTATCTTTTCATCTGAGTTTGACTCAGGTTGATTCGATGAGGGACTTTTACTCTTTCGATCTTTACGCTCTGCTTCTTTAGTCATTCGTAATAAATGTGTCAATCCACAGCCAAAACCCAGAAAGGCACCGATGGCCGTCATCACAGGTTTTGTTTCCCACTTTGTATCGAGCCAATGGCCTAATAAAGCAGGTAATGCCATTTCTAAACTGATTGTTGTCAATCGACTGACCCATAAATGGGCCTCGGCGAATGACGAACGTTTTTGCCGATCAGGAGTAGGGTCAGGATGCGGCATTTTAGATGCTTTCAATATTGAAGCAGAGCAATATTAAGCTTGCGAAATCAAATACGAAGCAAACCTGAGAGTGACTTTAAGTAGATCACCTTGTTGAGTCAAAGTGATCGGCTTATCGAAATTGCTGAATCTAAATTTTCTCAAAAATGAAATTCCGTATGTTGAGGTCCTAAATAGCTTATAAAGCAAGACCAATCGTCTTGGAACAAGGTGCGGGTACACCCTCAAAATCTTCTGACAGGCTTTCAGGCGTCTCGCTTTTTTAGAGATCTCAAATTCTTGTGATGAAGCGATTTGTTTAGTGTCGCTACGATTGAGCTGACTAGCCAGGACGATGTCTGCTTGTATTAGGTTTCTATGAAATTTTGACAAGGCTAAAATTATAAGTACCATTGATGTAACGGGATATGACTAAATGCGGACTTGTGTTATGCAAATCAGGATAGTCGAATAGTTGATTTTTATGACCTTTCGTGTTAAAAACGTTTTTCATGTTGTTAAGAGTGATTTGAGTGTCACAAACTTTGAGGAGACACGAAAGTCATTGATAATAAGTTCGTCTGACT
This window encodes:
- a CDS encoding AtpZ/AtpI family protein encodes the protein MPHPDPTPDRQKRSSFAEAHLWVSRLTTISLEMALPALLGHWLDTKWETKPVMTAIGAFLGFGCGLTHLLRMTKEAERKDRKSKSPSSNQPESNSDEKIEVD
- the atpF gene encoding F0F1 ATP synthase subunit B — protein: MLKSLCTSRCFIMLIIMGSIILGSGLIDSSASLYAAEDAGHATGAPLGWKTDLAIWSFIVFVIFIFVLKKFAWGPLIQALDDRELRVVNAIDQAESKQRESEELVKEHAQKIAAAQDEIQAMMVEARSDADRIKQDILEQARQEAEKIKTHTLDEIERARELALKDLFDQLNGRVIDATEQVLGRALNESDRERLIEEALSQISGSSN
- the atpA gene encoding F0F1 ATP synthase subunit alpha, with amino-acid sequence MKFKADEIASVIQKEIEDFRGEIETSEVGRVLEVGDGIARVYGLSSAMSGEMVEFSNGVRGQVFNLEENSVGIIIFGDYLSIAEGDEVRSTGNLLSIPVGDSLLGRVVDPLGNPLDGEGPIVATESRPLEVAAPGVAARQPVTQPLATGIKAIDAMTPVGRGQRELIIGDRKTGKTAIAIDTILNQKGKDVICVYVGCGQRSATIAGVVNQLQEHGAMDYTVVVSASASDPAPLQYIAPYAGAAIAEHYMYQGKHTLVVYDDLSKQAQAYRQLSLLMRRPPGREAYPGDVFYCHSRLLERSARLSDELGGGSMTALPIIETLEGEVSAYIPTNVISITDGQIYLEPDLFFAGIRPAINVGISVSRVGGNAQTKATKSVSGSLRLDLAAFRELEAFAQMGTELDKATQAQLDRGYRMVELLKQPQFKPMPMADQVVSLYAGTKGYFDTVPIPQVQQAESEMLQFIHDQYPEITDKITETGKLEDDTIEQLKSVLTTFIEQFQRKNP
- the atpB gene encoding F0F1 ATP synthase subunit A gives rise to the protein MAAGHTDHFHHVRDFPHFELPWGIHLELPSLFGFQITKFMLLQLIAVTFLFFVFRGLAKHAAGGQVVRGRWWNFWESLVIYMRDEVVRPTIGSDHHHDDDHGHHEEPKVGHSADKYLPFVLSCFFYVLICNLLGVFPWMGSATGELNVTIALAFTTFCTVIMYGTREQGFIQFWLSLAPSMELPFFMKLTLLPMIWVIELAGFLIKHAVLAIRLFANIMAGHTVIAVFLGFIAMTADSGLWAIVMPSSIIAQILVGLLELFVAFLQAYVFAFLATLFIGAAVHPH
- the atpG gene encoding ATP synthase F1 subunit gamma, which translates into the protein MAKARAIVKRLKAVKNIRKITRTMELIATARFKKAMDRASEAAAYTQKISELVSDLSQANLEFHHPLLEKHETEKNSVLLVLTSNRGLCGGYNSGVLKGALKRYQELETSGQNVRLEVSGKRGISFLKFQGTSASQTYTHFEDRPTFEEVDELASRYITEYIEGKIDRLDVAYTEFVSASKQEPVVHSLLPIGALKSSEAESSGSQKYDYEFLPSAQEILEEIVPTAFKARLFKCFLDAAVSEQIARMVAMKGATENANDMVGTLSAQYNRARQTQITSEILEIIGGAAALE
- the atpH gene encoding ATP synthase F1 subunit delta, yielding MNDQKEVKTHVPSVMEDPSATSVAKVYSKAFLGSIKESERDSVIEEFTEIIDLAMTQQPVFGRMLMSNALNKDERLSLVDRVFAPHASELLTNFLRVLARHERLELLPLIFTQIKTLRDTEAGKKAVSVRSAFELSEQNLTNIEKCLNEALGFSPVIETSIDQSVIGGLVIQVDDTVYDGSLRTRLKQLRGRLSNRSIHEIQSGRDRFSHPEGN
- the atpE gene encoding ATP synthase F0 subunit C produces the protein MIQALRIMYMTCVVVLATAVPAMAQAGEGGGISLGALGAGITIIGAGFGIGRIGGSAVEAIARQPEAVGKIQTAMIISAALIEGAAFFALIICMI